The following are encoded in a window of Wolbachia endosymbiont (group B) of Hofmannophila pseudospretella genomic DNA:
- a CDS encoding pyruvate dehydrogenase complex E1 component subunit beta — MASLSVREALCTAIREEMQNDPDVFIMGEEVAEYDGAYKVTKGLLKEFGENRVVDTPITEHGFAGLAVGAAFAGLKPIVEFMTFNFSMQAIDQIVNSATKTNYMSGGQLGCPIVFRGPNGAAARVAAQHSQCFASWYSHVPGLKVIAPYFASDCRGLLKAAIRDPNPVIFLENEIAYGHEHEIPDSELSNKDYLLEIGKAAVIREGKDVTITAFSLKLMDALNAADLLSSEGIEAEVIDLRTLRPLDTETVINSIKKTNRLVSIEEGWPFAGIGAELSAMVMEQGFDYLDAPVARVTGKDIPLPYAANLEKKALPQVEDIVEAVHQVCFRKK, encoded by the coding sequence ATGGCAAGCTTAAGTGTAAGAGAAGCGTTATGCACGGCAATCAGAGAAGAAATGCAAAATGACCCTGATGTATTTATCATGGGTGAAGAAGTTGCAGAGTATGATGGTGCTTATAAAGTAACAAAAGGATTACTGAAAGAGTTCGGAGAAAATAGGGTAGTTGATACACCTATTACCGAACATGGATTTGCTGGTCTTGCTGTTGGAGCAGCGTTTGCTGGGCTCAAACCTATTGTTGAGTTTATGACTTTTAATTTTTCTATGCAAGCTATTGACCAAATTGTGAATTCCGCAACAAAAACAAATTATATGTCAGGTGGACAACTTGGATGCCCTATAGTGTTTCGTGGACCAAATGGAGCTGCAGCAAGAGTTGCCGCACAACATTCTCAGTGCTTTGCATCTTGGTATTCGCATGTTCCAGGTTTGAAAGTAATAGCACCTTACTTTGCCTCTGATTGCAGAGGTCTGCTTAAAGCTGCAATTCGTGATCCTAATCCAGTAATATTTCTAGAAAACGAGATTGCTTATGGGCATGAACATGAGATTCCTGATTCTGAGCTATCAAATAAAGATTATCTACTTGAGATAGGCAAAGCTGCTGTTATACGGGAAGGAAAGGATGTAACTATCACTGCTTTTTCATTGAAACTAATGGATGCGTTAAATGCAGCAGATTTACTCTCTAGTGAAGGAATAGAAGCTGAAGTTATCGACCTCAGAACCTTAAGACCACTTGACACTGAAACAGTTATTAACTCTATTAAGAAGACCAATAGATTAGTAAGCATAGAAGAGGGTTGGCCATTTGCAGGAATAGGAGCAGAACTCTCAGCCATGGTTATGGAACAAGGATTTGACTATCTTGATGCTCCGGTTGCACGTGTAACCGGCAAGGACATTCCCTTGCCTTATGCTGCAAATCTAGAAAAGAAAGCATTACCGCAAGTAGAAGATATAGTCGAAGCTGTGCACCAAGTCTGCTTTAGAAAGAAATAG
- a CDS encoding ankyrin repeat domain-containing protein, producing MNFENLKKILSAIDKDASVNKDNVINKIKEVLRREDTIAYQEWENKNFSINHTFIQSDPDAEFTLLIAAAAAGCKDLVNVLLDRHADVHVEGENRETALHHAVYSGCVDVVNALLTKGADVNVKDRSGSTPLHYATIYELIDVVNALLKRGAGVNIKDGNGRTSLHYATIYKFIDVVNVLLKTGADINVKDRNGSTPLHYAAKNGYLEIVDALLDRGADVYEKDSLQKTPLYYAIINHQEGTVESIKGFLKNKVVQGSVVVGGLVAMLGNFVAMTLFITEAMEGTLTSITAVIAVSVSTALTSGYAKYLMSEFDNEIKQIKERQNVMEGRQSLTEGWQSVDIQSMRMRNALL from the coding sequence ATGAATTTTGAAAATCTGAAAAAAATATTAAGTGCAATTGATAAAGATGCAAGTGTAAATAAAGATAACGTAATTAATAAAATAAAAGAGGTATTGCGAAGAGAAGATACAATAGCGTATCAAGAGTGGGAAAATAAAAATTTTAGTATAAATCATACATTCATCCAAAGTGATCCTGATGCCGAATTTACATTATTAATTGCAGCTGCAGCAGCTGGCTGTAAGGATTTAGTGAATGTTTTATTAGATAGGCATGCGGATGTTCATGTAGAAGGTGAAAATAGAGAGACTGCCTTGCATCATGCCGTTTATAGTGGATGTGTAGATGTAGTAAATGCTCTACTAACAAAAGGTGCGGATGTTAATGTAAAAGACAGAAGTGGTAGTACTCCTTTGCATTATGCTACTATATATGAACTCATAGATGTAGTAAATGCTCTACTAAAGAGAGGTGCAGGTGTTAATATAAAAGATGGAAATGGTCGTACTTCTTTACATTATGCTACTATATATAAATTCATAGATGTAGTAAATGTTCTACTAAAAACAGGTGCAGATATTAATGTAAAAGATAGAAATGGTAGTACTCCTTTGCATTATGCTGCTAAAAATGGCTATTTAGAGATAGTAGATGCTCTACTAGACAGAGGTGCAGATGTTTATGAAAAAGATAGTTTGCAGAAAACTCCTTTGTATTATGCCATTATAAATCACCAAGAAGGTACGGTAGAGAGTATAAAAGGGTTTTTAAAAAATAAAGTAGTTCAAGGTAGTGTAGTTGTTGGTGGCTTAGTTGCCATGTTAGGGAATTTTGTAGCAATGACGCTTTTTATAACCGAGGCAATGGAAGGTACATTAACATCTATTACGGCAGTAATAGCTGTATCTGTATCAACAGCATTAACATCTGGTTATGCTAAATATCTAATGTCAGAATTCGATAACGAAATAAAACAAATAAAAGAGCGACAAAATGTAATGGAAGGGAGGCAAAGCTTAACAGAAGGGTGGCAAAGTGTAGATATACAAAGCATGCGTATGCGGAATGCTCTTTTGTAA
- a CDS encoding AAA family ATPase, with the protein MFLICSVSNGFWYKTSISKAIANQTKSLFAFMFVSASCLSNQSNIDQVFEKAEANSPCIIFIDEIDGIGKKRTFSENAGPLTHLLTKLDREFLSSKNITVVAATNHKNHLDFALIRGGRLECIEVPGLDKDDTRQKILQERLEKLKDSDMKILVQASKGFSMANLICLIDKINETTEKGGEIKYLRTFCKNFKKEHNIKDEPDKKHSNGETKNKDIRLSFGSLSRSSSVSSSLSDVSSRGSKR; encoded by the coding sequence ATGTTTCTTATTTGTTCGGTCAGTAATGGATTTTGGTATAAGACTAGTATTAGTAAGGCAATTGCAAATCAAACTAAATCTCTGTTTGCGTTTATGTTTGTTTCTGCATCTTGCTTGTCTAATCAATCAAATATAGATCAGGTTTTTGAGAAAGCAGAGGCAAACAGTCCGTGTATAATTTTTATAGATGAGATTGACGGCATTGGCAAAAAGCGCACTTTCAGTGAAAATGCAGGACCTTTAACTCATTTACTCACTAAATTGGATCGAGAGTTTTTATCCTCAAAAAATATAACGGTAGTTGCTGCAACTAATCATAAGAATCATTTAGATTTTGCGCTTATTAGGGGTGGTCGTTTGGAGTGTATTGAGGTTCCTGGGCTGGATAAAGACGATACACGTCAAAAAATATTACAAGAACGGCTCGAAAAATTAAAAGATAGCGATATGAAAATTCTTGTACAGGCTAGTAAGGGATTCTCAATGGCAAATCTGATTTGCTTAATCGATAAAATAAACGAAACTACAGAAAAGGGAGGCGAAATAAAATATCTTCGCACTTTCTGTAAAAATTTCAAGAAGGAGCATAACATAAAAGATGAGCCAGATAAGAAACATAGTAACGGAGAAACTAAAAACAAGGATATAAGGCTATCATTTGGAAGCTTATCTAGAAGTTCATCAGTAAGCTCTTCATTGAGTGATGTATCTTCTCGAGGAAGTAAGCGGTAA
- the lepB gene encoding signal peptidase I, which yields MCYDKFKFIKKIKLKELRENRIARTRKFLSSLFFLLLIALSIRSFLFEPFHIPSGSMKSTLLEGDYIFTSKYSYGYSKHSFPFSPNIFSGRIFYTPPERGDIIVFKPTRNDSIRFVKRVIGIPGDKVQMIEGELYLNDQKVKRRQIENFFDYESKRNIARYIETLPSSKEHEILIDNVSNKLSYNTPVYYVPDDQFFVMGDNRNNSFDSRFSEIGLIPTENIVGRVSMVGLSFKLGKVDWLPFDFRLPIALRFDRVLHKVM from the coding sequence ATGTGTTATGATAAGTTTAAATTTATAAAGAAAATAAAATTGAAAGAATTGAGAGAGAACCGGATAGCAAGAACGAGAAAGTTTTTATCTTCACTGTTTTTTTTGCTACTAATTGCGCTATCAATACGTAGTTTTTTATTTGAGCCATTTCATATTCCTTCTGGTTCAATGAAAAGCACTCTACTCGAGGGAGATTATATTTTTACTAGTAAATATTCATATGGTTATAGTAAACACTCTTTTCCATTTTCTCCAAACATCTTTAGCGGTAGAATCTTTTATACCCCTCCGGAGCGTGGTGATATAATAGTTTTCAAGCCTACAAGAAATGACAGCATTAGATTTGTTAAGCGGGTAATAGGAATACCGGGCGATAAAGTGCAAATGATAGAGGGGGAGTTATATTTAAATGATCAGAAAGTAAAGCGAAGACAAATTGAAAATTTTTTTGATTATGAGTCAAAGCGTAATATAGCAAGATACATCGAAACACTCCCAAGCAGCAAGGAGCATGAAATTCTAATAGATAATGTTTCTAATAAGTTATCATACAATACTCCAGTTTATTATGTGCCTGATGATCAATTTTTTGTTATGGGAGACAATAGAAATAATTCTTTTGATAGCAGGTTTTCTGAAATTGGGTTAATACCAACTGAAAATATAGTTGGACGCGTAAGCATGGTTGGTTTATCGTTTAAATTAGGCAAAGTTGATTGGTTGCCGTTTGATTTTAGGTTACCTATTGCTCTGAGATTCGACAGGGTATTGCACAAAGTTATGTAA
- a CDS encoding ankyrin repeat domain-containing protein — protein sequence MAIEKEKFFEIINEVSESSDLDEDNLLERIKNELKGKDAGEYNKFSKNFSKEHQFSIKISEEAAEDWTLLHLATACNNMLIVELLLKKKASVNARVKDGSKNDGLTALHIATSCGHESMVKQLLSDDRVNPSLKSKNKTPREVVGNTENKEAIVQMLEEAEQNFYTKHEKKTDTSADVINSVEQYNTIRSGKQTPITCGSSDSIVSEQYLHAGVKNMVEKFESTQRGSVTYSGKQTPIGESVSSDDSGLESEATFDTSFCSEINNDGAANEVNDQILESLQPQIQLQDRQIRKLEKPGKELKHVEKELEKLKSDVAGHETRLEILDKLSEENQSLKQQIQDLKSKNTTLNSELEKIKGQHSNDLNEHKIKLEELSKLNKENQSLKQKIKDLENENTTLNSELSKTKANKVLLEKTEKGQLSFLKIASVNFVTMLTVGVAFSIAFQLPILLMIATSVMSSLIVGGVTYALSTQPTELKEVSIQCSMQHDACKT from the coding sequence ATGGCAATAGAGAAGGAGAAGTTTTTTGAAATAATAAATGAGGTAAGTGAAAGTAGCGATTTGGATGAAGATAATTTACTTGAAAGAATAAAGAATGAGTTAAAAGGAAAAGATGCAGGAGAGTACAACAAGTTTAGTAAAAATTTTAGTAAAGAACACCAATTTAGTATAAAAATTTCAGAAGAAGCTGCAGAAGATTGGACGTTGTTACATCTTGCTACAGCATGCAACAATATGTTAATAGTGGAACTCTTACTAAAAAAGAAAGCAAGTGTTAACGCTCGAGTAAAAGATGGTTCTAAAAATGATGGGCTAACTGCTTTGCATATTGCTACTTCTTGTGGACATGAAAGCATGGTAAAACAATTACTAAGTGATGATCGAGTGAATCCTTCATTAAAAAGTAAAAATAAGACTCCAAGGGAGGTGGTAGGTAATACAGAAAATAAGGAAGCAATAGTACAAATGTTAGAGGAAGCAGAACAAAATTTTTATACAAAGCATGAGAAAAAAACTGATACATCAGCAGATGTTATAAATTCTGTGGAACAATACAATACCATACGTAGTGGTAAACAGACTCCCATTACGTGTGGAAGTAGTGACAGTATAGTAAGTGAGCAATACTTACATGCTGGTGTTAAGAATATGGTAGAAAAATTTGAGTCAACGCAAAGAGGAAGTGTTACATATAGTGGTAAACAGACTCCTATTGGTGAAAGTGTTAGTAGTGACGACAGCGGTCTAGAGTCTGAGGCTACATTTGATACTTCTTTCTGCTCTGAAATAAATAACGACGGAGCAGCTAATGAAGTTAATGACCAAATTTTAGAAAGTCTGCAACCTCAAATTCAGTTGCAAGATAGACAAATTCGGAAGTTAGAAAAGCCAGGTAAAGAATTAAAACATGTTGAGAAAGAACTAGAAAAATTAAAGAGTGACGTAGCTGGACATGAGACTCGGTTAGAAATACTTGATAAGCTCAGTGAAGAGAATCAATCACTAAAACAACAAATACAAGATCTAAAAAGTAAAAATACAACTCTTAATAGTGAATTAGAAAAAATAAAAGGTCAGCACTCTAATGATTTAAATGAACATAAGATTAAGTTGGAAGAACTTAGCAAGCTCAATAAAGAGAATCAATCACTAAAGCAAAAAATAAAAGATCTGGAAAACGAGAATACAACACTTAATAGTGAATTAAGCAAAACCAAAGCAAATAAAGTATTACTAGAAAAAACAGAAAAAGGACAACTGTCTTTCTTAAAAATTGCTTCTGTAAATTTTGTAACCATGTTGACAGTAGGTGTTGCCTTTAGTATAGCTTTCCAATTACCAATTCTATTGATGATTGCAACTTCTGTGATGTCTTCATTAATAGTCGGTGGAGTTACATACGCACTATCAACGCAACCTACTGAATTAAAAGAAGTAAGTATTCAATGCTCAATGCAACATGATGCCTGTAAAACTTAA
- the uvrA gene encoding excinuclease ABC subunit UvrA: protein MIRVKGAREHNLQGIDVNIPKNKLVVITGLSGSGKSSLAFDTIYAEGQRRYVESLSAYARQFLNIQDKPDVESITGLSPAISINQKSISKNPRSTVGTITEIYDYLRLIYARIGIPYSPATGSPITKQTVSQIVDTITTLPLETKVYILAPIVRGRKGEHLKEILEIKKQGYVRLKINGEIYNIDDLPKLDKNKKHDIFVIADRVSMSDDIGNRLPGSIELALRLGHGLMYAEIINLPDNHNSEYKNGQILTFSENFACPESGFTLEEIEPRLFSFNSPHGACSSCSGLGKKLSVDAKLIVPDETLSISEGALKPVGQMHANSGSLKNAILSLAENCKFSLDVPWKNIDQKVKDLILFGSREMKFQGLVSILERQMDYDASLIDRYCSVTDCKECAGYRLRKEALTVKIDEKHVGEISRLSIDESLDWFENLPDKLTEQHKQISNKILNEIIKRLTFLKNVGLNYLTLDRESSTLSGGESQRIRLASQIGSGLTGVLYVLDEPSIGLHQCDNDRLIATLKNLRDMGNTVIVVEHDEDTIMAADYVIDIGPGAGVNGGKVVAEGTPDQVQKNSGSITGQYLSGKKEISISKRRKQATQFIKVVNACENNLKNINVEFPIGNLICVTGISGGGKSSLVIETLYKYSAQKINHSSAKHGKCDKIEGLEYIDKIIEVDQSPIGRTPASNPATYVGMFTHIRNWFAGLPESKARGYNVGRFSFNTKGGRCEACKGDGHLKIEMHFLPDVYVKCEQCRGKRYNRETLEVTYKGKSISDVLDMTIDQACDFFENLPMIKEKLISLQEVGLGYITLGQSSTTLSGGEAQRIKLSKELSKRFTGKTLYILDEPTTGLHFEDVNNLLKILHRLVDLGNTVIVIEHNLHVIKTADYIIDIGPEGGVKGGKVVAVGTPEKVAQTLESVTGKYLKTYLLDQVSLNH from the coding sequence ATGATCAGAGTTAAAGGTGCAAGAGAGCATAATTTGCAGGGTATTGATGTCAATATACCAAAAAATAAGTTAGTTGTTATAACTGGATTAAGTGGTTCTGGTAAGTCTAGCCTCGCATTCGATACGATTTATGCAGAAGGCCAACGCCGATACGTCGAAAGTCTATCGGCTTATGCACGTCAATTTCTTAATATTCAAGATAAACCAGATGTTGAGTCAATCACAGGCCTCTCTCCTGCAATATCAATTAACCAAAAATCGATCTCAAAAAATCCAAGATCAACCGTTGGAACTATTACTGAAATTTATGACTATCTACGCTTAATATATGCACGAATAGGAATTCCTTACTCGCCTGCAACTGGATCGCCAATAACGAAACAGACTGTATCTCAAATTGTAGATACTATTACAACATTACCTTTAGAAACTAAAGTATATATACTTGCTCCTATTGTGCGTGGCAGAAAGGGAGAACATCTAAAAGAGATATTGGAAATTAAAAAGCAGGGTTACGTCAGACTAAAAATAAACGGTGAAATATATAATATAGATGATTTGCCTAAACTCGATAAAAACAAGAAACACGATATTTTCGTGATTGCAGATAGGGTGTCCATGTCAGATGATATAGGAAATCGACTACCAGGCAGTATAGAATTAGCATTGAGGCTGGGCCATGGCTTAATGTATGCAGAAATAATAAACTTACCTGATAACCACAATTCCGAGTATAAAAATGGTCAAATTTTAACTTTCTCAGAGAATTTTGCATGTCCTGAGTCTGGCTTTACTCTTGAAGAAATAGAGCCAAGATTGTTTTCTTTTAACAGCCCCCACGGTGCATGCAGTTCATGCAGTGGGCTCGGTAAAAAACTAAGTGTTGATGCAAAGCTAATAGTGCCAGACGAAACGCTCTCGATATCTGAAGGTGCTTTAAAGCCAGTGGGTCAAATGCATGCAAATTCTGGGTCTCTAAAAAATGCAATTCTGTCACTGGCTGAAAATTGTAAATTTAGTCTTGATGTTCCGTGGAAGAATATAGACCAAAAAGTGAAGGATTTAATACTTTTTGGCTCTAGAGAAATGAAATTTCAAGGTTTGGTCAGTATCCTAGAACGTCAAATGGATTACGATGCATCACTTATTGATAGGTATTGTTCTGTTACTGACTGCAAAGAATGTGCTGGCTATAGATTGAGAAAAGAAGCACTTACAGTGAAAATTGATGAAAAACATGTAGGTGAAATATCAAGGCTCAGCATCGATGAATCCCTTGATTGGTTTGAAAATTTGCCAGACAAGCTCACAGAACAACATAAGCAAATTTCAAATAAAATATTAAACGAAATAATCAAAAGGCTGACATTTTTAAAGAATGTAGGGCTAAATTACCTTACACTTGACCGTGAATCTAGCACTCTCTCTGGTGGTGAAAGCCAGAGGATCAGGCTTGCTTCGCAAATTGGCTCTGGTTTAACAGGAGTGCTATACGTGCTTGACGAACCCTCAATTGGCCTTCATCAATGTGATAATGATCGATTAATTGCCACACTTAAAAATCTGAGAGACATGGGTAATACTGTGATTGTTGTTGAACATGATGAAGACACAATAATGGCTGCTGATTATGTGATTGATATTGGTCCTGGAGCTGGTGTAAACGGAGGAAAAGTTGTTGCAGAAGGAACACCAGATCAGGTACAAAAAAATTCAGGGAGCATAACAGGACAGTATTTAAGTGGAAAGAAGGAAATTTCAATTTCAAAAAGAAGAAAGCAAGCAACTCAGTTCATAAAGGTAGTTAACGCGTGTGAGAACAACTTAAAAAATATAAATGTTGAATTTCCTATAGGGAATCTCATTTGTGTTACTGGAATATCAGGAGGAGGAAAATCAAGTTTAGTAATAGAAACACTATATAAATACTCAGCACAGAAGATAAATCATTCATCTGCAAAGCATGGTAAATGCGATAAAATAGAAGGCCTTGAGTATATAGATAAAATTATAGAAGTTGATCAGTCACCAATTGGTAGGACCCCAGCATCAAATCCAGCAACATATGTTGGTATGTTTACTCACATCAGAAATTGGTTTGCAGGTCTTCCAGAATCGAAAGCTAGGGGATATAATGTAGGCCGATTTTCATTTAATACCAAGGGAGGAAGATGTGAAGCTTGTAAAGGTGATGGGCATTTAAAGATCGAGATGCATTTCCTACCGGATGTTTATGTGAAATGTGAGCAATGTAGAGGAAAGAGGTATAACCGAGAAACATTGGAAGTTACTTACAAGGGAAAATCAATTTCTGATGTGCTTGATATGACAATAGATCAAGCATGTGACTTTTTTGAAAATCTTCCAATGATAAAGGAAAAGTTGATTTCTTTACAGGAAGTGGGGCTTGGCTATATAACGCTTGGACAGTCGTCAACAACGTTGTCCGGGGGTGAAGCACAACGAATAAAGCTGTCTAAGGAACTATCAAAGCGATTTACCGGGAAAACATTGTATATTCTCGATGAGCCAACAACTGGATTACATTTTGAAGATGTAAATAACTTACTGAAAATACTTCATAGGTTAGTTGATTTAGGAAACACTGTTATAGTTATTGAGCACAATTTACATGTTATAAAAACTGCAGATTATATAATAGACATTGGTCCAGAGGGAGGAGTGAAGGGTGGAAAGGTGGTTGCTGTGGGAACTCCAGAAAAAGTTGCACAAACTCTAGAAAGTGTTACAGGCAAGTATCTCAAAACGTATTTGTTAGATCAAGTATCTCTTAATCACTAG
- a CDS encoding IS630 family transposase (programmed frameshift) — MALRSKLLDEKVVNLAKEMLKKVRNNAYVSKKLQAVIAGKESSISAVARICKISRTALTEWIKHLKFGRVERLFSPSQRRRKSKLNKNQREQIEIWVERNPNITIKEVQIKISEEFGLNISKSTVHREIQRMKFSYITPRPIHHKQDKNKQEEFKKYFNKIVNSHPEKEVFFDESRFGTHSKIGHGWFKKGVRTQVKMKIGRQNFYIYSAVNPRSGKKISLLAPYVNTDCMNIFLEQMSKDLGTKEAFLVMDCASWHRSKSLKIQENITIIYLPPYSPELNPVERLWQYIKYNTLRNSIYDTIGLLEDVLCNFIVNISSTTIKRVCNVSYLFGQ; from the exons ATGGCATTAAGGTCAAAACTATTAGACGAAAAAGTTGTAAATTTGGCGAAAGAAATGTTAAAAAAGGTCAGAAATAACGCATATGTTTCAAAAAAGTTACAAGCGGTGATAGCAGGAAAAGAAAGTAGTATAAGCGCTGTGGCAAGAATATGTAAAATTTCAAGGACTGCTTTGACTGAATGGATAAAGCATCTAAAATTTGGTAGAGTAGAAAGATTATTTTCCCCGTCTCAGCGGCGAAGAAAAAGCAAATTAAACAAAAATCAACGTGAGCAAATTGAAATATGGGTAGAAAGAAATCCAAATATTACTATTAAGGAAGTGCAAATAAAAATCTCAGAGGAATTTGGCCTAAACATTAGCAAATCAACAGTGCACCGTGAGATACAAAGGATGAAGTTTTCTTACATAACACCGAGGCCAATTCACCATAAACAAGATAAAAACAAGCAAGAAGAGTTTAAAAAATACTTCAATAAAATAGTCAATTCCCACCCTGAAAAGGAGGTA TTTTTTGATGAATCACGATTTGGAACTCATTCAAAAATCGGACACGGATGGTTTAAAAAAGGGGTCAGAACACAGGTTAAAATGAAAATTGGTAGACAAAATTTCTATATCTACAGTGCGGTAAATCCAAGAAGTGGTAAGAAAATTAGCCTACTTGCTCCATATGTAAACACTGATTGTATGAATATATTTCTGGAGCAGATGTCGAAAGATTTAGGCACGAAAGAAGCCTTTCTTGTAATGGATTGTGCAAGTTGGCATAGATCAAAAAGTTTGAAAATTCAGGAAAACATTACCATCATATACTTGCCTCCTTATTCACCGGAACTGAATCCTGTTGAAAGGTTGTGGCAATATATCAAATACAATACTTTACGCAATAGTATCTACGATACCATAGGTTTACTTGAAGATGTTTTGTGTAATTTTATTGTCAATATTTCCAGTACTACTATTAAACGAGTTTGTAATGTTTCTTATTTGTTCGGTCAGTAA
- a CDS encoding ComF family protein, whose amino-acid sequence MNLLLLKRAKDLIFPNVCVNCERIIDKSYDLCSECNKKINFLTKHYCNVCGVVIPDNIDTCGKCISNPLPFKVLRSVFAYDEHSKNMIINFKFFDNLNYVKVYAKWMYKTNKDIFQNAEVIVPIPLHKIRLFKRKYNQAALLAKELSKLSNLSYTPFAIKRIRHTKPQAGLSLKQREKNLKNTFKVSNSEIIKNKIVILVDDVVTTGATARSCSQEILNSGAREVRVLSLARTI is encoded by the coding sequence ATGAATCTTCTTTTACTAAAAAGAGCTAAAGACCTCATATTTCCAAACGTATGCGTAAATTGTGAACGTATAATTGATAAAAGTTATGATTTATGTAGTGAATGCAATAAAAAAATCAATTTTTTAACTAAGCATTACTGTAATGTTTGTGGTGTAGTAATTCCAGATAACATTGATACATGTGGTAAGTGCATCAGCAACCCTCTACCATTTAAAGTATTAAGATCAGTTTTTGCTTATGATGAACATAGCAAAAATATGATTATAAATTTTAAATTTTTTGATAATTTAAATTATGTGAAAGTCTATGCAAAGTGGATGTACAAAACTAACAAAGACATATTTCAAAATGCAGAGGTCATAGTTCCCATACCGCTACATAAAATACGCTTATTTAAACGTAAATATAATCAAGCAGCATTGCTCGCAAAGGAATTAAGTAAGTTATCTAATTTATCTTATACACCATTTGCAATAAAACGTATTCGTCACACCAAACCTCAAGCTGGTCTTTCACTTAAACAGCGTGAAAAAAATTTGAAAAATACTTTTAAAGTAAGTAACAGCGAAATTATCAAAAACAAAATCGTGATATTGGTTGATGATGTAGTAACAACTGGCGCAACCGCAAGGTCTTGCTCTCAGGAAATTTTAAACTCTGGTGCAAGAGAAGTGAGAGTGTTATCGCTTGCAAGAACTATATGA
- a CDS encoding TrbC/VirB2 family protein — protein sequence MNPTIRKAFSTFLIILFISFSHTGSADAGADTTAQVICNIIGYVWGIGGPLMTVVIIGAALLAIFGRMPWPALFALGVFCAVFFGAKTIVIKVMGGINSTDTSFLEKCGMEDKKKN from the coding sequence ATGAATCCTACAATTAGAAAAGCTTTTAGTACTTTTCTTATAATACTGTTTATTTCTTTTTCTCACACTGGAAGTGCTGATGCTGGTGCTGATACAACTGCTCAAGTAATATGTAATATTATTGGCTACGTTTGGGGAATAGGTGGACCGCTTATGACCGTAGTGATAATAGGAGCAGCTTTACTTGCAATATTTGGTAGAATGCCGTGGCCTGCTCTTTTTGCTCTTGGTGTATTTTGTGCTGTATTTTTCGGTGCTAAAACTATTGTTATAAAAGTAATGGGTGGTATAAACTCTACAGATACTTCTTTTTTGGAGAAGTGTGGAATGGAAGATAAAAAAAAGAATTAA